The Hemicordylus capensis ecotype Gifberg chromosome 13, rHemCap1.1.pri, whole genome shotgun sequence sequence TTTTGTGTTGCAGCAACTAGAACTGGCTGCCAGGAGTGGAAGGAATCAGAGAgaagacggggggggggcttaggGGGCATCGAGAGGCAGTGATGCCTGGCTCAGCGTCATGTGAGCATGGAACAGGGGATGCTGCTCAGCAGTGGGGAAGAATACAGCAGCATTGCGTGGGGGACCGGctcccctctctctggaggcTGGGCATTCCTGTGCGCGCGCACACCACTAGTTAAAAAGCAACAGTAGCAGGAcaacgctgcccccccccccggcatcatTTGGGGAGCGAGCTGCAGTGCCGCTGCTGTGAAGGTCTTCAAGCCATCGCCCTTTAAATACACCCCCCCACTTTGTTACAGAGCCTGATCCTTCAAGAGCGGGACAGGATGCTCACTTGAACCGACAGAAGCCGCTAGAGAAAGGGCAGTTGTGCTGCCAGGGGTGGGCGGCGGCAGGCGCAGATGAAATGCTGTTTGTTGACCCTCCTCCATCCAGCTGCTGGAGGTGGCGATTGGCTGGGTATTCTCCACACAGGCCAATTAACTTTCCTGGCTTGGAGACACAGGGCCATATTTGCATTCTgctgcagcagagggtgaggcgaggcgaggcaagCAGCATCGGCCTGAGCAGAACCAACAGTTATCTggccccatcccaccccctttaacttttgattaaaaaaaaaaaaagattgcaagtccttttgggacaggatcaTTAAGTCTAAGGAATGCTGTGAGCTGCTCTGAAccttttgggaagagcaggatattcattccttcattcatcacatttccatactgcccaaactttcatctctatataaaatgtaacaaatactTCCCAACGTGTTTTAATTGTACACCAGCAGGCTGGCAGCATCTACAGTGATATGAAGCCCGCGAGAAGGCCCTCCTGGCTCACCTGTTTTCAGACTCCTGCTGGGGGGCACCGGGTCTCCCCCTGCCCACAACGCTAGCAGGAGCAGGGGCAGAACACTTTCTGCCTGGGCTCAGGCAATGGAGGCTGTTTATGGGCACAGCCTGGGCAGCGctgcccgcctcctcctctgaaaaagggcCCCCACAATGCCTCACACAGGTCTCGGAGAGGGGGAGTAGCAGCAAGGCCAGGGACGGCCCAGAGACGGCCAGGGCTCCTGCCCCCATGTTCTGGGGCGGGATCCAGGACAGCAGGCAGGGTCTCCTCACTTCTGGAGGGACTGGAAGACGGAGATGACTGGGTCCTCGTGGTTGGTCACCACCAGCACGCTTCGGAACTTGTCCAAGAGCATCAGCAGGTGGGAGCGGCGGATGTTCTCGTTGTACATGATCTCCTCCACGTGATGACGTCCCCGGAAGTAATGCAGGAGCctgcagggcaggagggaggagggtgagccggcagggcaggggagcctgGGTCCTGGCCCTTGAGGCTCTGCAGCCAGGACAGAGTGGTGGAAAGCCAAAGGTCACGGAAACGAACTCTCTCCCTTTCGGGAGAGAGGCCGGAGGAGGGACCGTGAGCTGCAAGGAGACACCCATGGGGTGCTCTCCTGCTCAGCCCTGCCTGTCCCCATCCCCACACCAAGAGGCAGGTTTGCACCATATCCTGGAAATCTTGAACACCCCCACCGTCCTGCAAGGGGGTCTGTGGGGCTGAGCCAGAAAGGCAGCCAGCCTGCCCGCCCCTTGCCGCTGCCCCCCACCCGCCTTACCTTGCAAACATACGCAGGTCTTCTGGGTTGTGGGCTGCTGGGGCACTGAGAATGGCTTCCCGCTCGTGCTCCGAGAGGCTGGTCAGGAGATTCTCCGTCATGCGCTTGTTGACGGGCGAGTCAGCCCCCGGAAGCAGCTCTGCGCTGGAGTTGTCCATGCTGGGGCTCGTGAGGGTCATGTCATCGCTGCTGGCTGCAGGGCAGAGAGagccacggcgggggggggggacgagtCAGCCCACCTGGACTCAGcctgctgggcctgcctgcctcctccaaggggcaggaaaGAGTCAGCGGCTGTCCGCCCGGCACAGAGAGGAGGCTGCCGGGACTTCTACCCGCCAGGACAACTTCACCACTTCCTGCTCTTGTCCTCCATCTGGCATGGAAAAAGGAGCTCCAAACAGTTCTACTGCATATACTGTGGAGTCTCCCTTGTCCTCAGCGCAGAGTGCCCAGGAGCCAAAGGACTTCTGGACCGCAGCCAGAGGGAAGACGGGCTTgccggaggggtggggtggggtgggggagtgctaCCCTGGGACTTTGAAGGCATTCTgcactctcctcctccacactctTCTCCTGCAGGGCAGCACGGGGACATTTCTTCCACAGACGGAGGTGGGGACAGATATGGCTCTAACCCCCATTCCACCCTCGCCTGATCTATTCTGCACAGACTTACAGGATCTTGCACTCCAGCCCGACACTTGGGGGTGTATCACACCATCGGGGCAAACTCTGATCCTGGAGAAAGGCTACCCCATGGATCCAAACAGTGGCCCCTTTTAAGAAATGGGGCTTGCCCCAGGTTCTGGGCACCAGAGCCCACTTAGCACTCCCCAGGCCCAAGCacagccccaccccgcccccgccagGCCCCTCCCTGGAGACCAAGGAGCCCTTTCATACTTGGAGAGCCAAAGCTGAGCGCATTGGGAGTGCTGAGGCTCCGGCTGCCCACGCGAGCAGCAAAGGGCAGCTCTTCTGCTCGGGCTCGGATGTCCTCTTCCTTCGGGGGAACCATCAGGCAAGCGTAGGTGTGGAGCTGGATGAGAAGCCGGTGCTGGAGCATCCAGACCACCATCTGGATCAGCTGCGTCTTGGAGcgggtggagagaaagaaagaaaagaggcacttagtggtggtggtggtggtggtgcaaggGGCATCTCAGGGGCCGCTTTGCAGAGACCCAGGAAGCCAAGGATGGGGCCCAGAGCCTCCGATGCACAGAGCCCAACTTACCTCCTGCACTGGGGGTGCAAGCGGGCTCTTAAACTCCGATAAGGAAATGGGCAAGGAGAACTTGGACAGGACAGAAGGCAGATCGTGGCCAGGAAACTGACAGGAAAATTCATCCGCCAAAGGGGAATAACTACAGAAGAGAGCATATGAGGgatcacattcattcattcttcctcTCTCGTGTGCATATTGTGCCTGACCTACAAGGAGCTCAGAATGgcattgtggggggagggggggctgcccattttaatcctcacaaccaccctgcgaggtaggtgaGGCCAAGAGACAGCGACGTCCAGGGCCAAACACTGCAGCCGCTACACCACCCTACGGAAGCAGCAAGGAGTCTGTCTGGGATGGCACCAGGGGCTTTGCGTTTCCCAAAGGgctaggaacacagggagctgccttccaccaaatcagacccttgctcagtattgctcagacccagctcagtactgtctacacagactggcagaggcttctccatggaatctctctccaccctatcttggagaagctgtcagagagggaacctggaacctcctgcatgcaagcatgaagatgttcttcccagagcggccttaTCCCTTAataggaatatcttacggtgctcacacatgtagcctcccattcaaatgcaaactagggcagagtGCTGAACAGCAAGACACTTACAGGCAAACACTGGCGTTGGGGGACAGCATGTAGACATTGTTCTCGCACAGGGGGTAGACGATGATGGCTTTCCCCCAGTACACCAGGTGTGCAGCCAGCTGGAACACCTGCCATGAGGGAGAGAAGACAGACAGCATCgctcagcagcagcacctctAAGAGGCGTGTGAACCTTGCGTGCCACCTTGGGCCAAGACGGTGTGAAGAagcaccttcgcaggggtgagggacctgccctggtggcgcagtggtaaaaaactgccgccctgtaaccagaaggttgcaagttcgatcctgaccaggggctcaaggttgactcagccttccatccttccgaggtcggtaaaatgagtacccagaatgttgggggcaatatgctaaaatcattgtaaaccgcttagagagctccggctatagagcggtatataaatgtaagtgctattgctattgctattaggatggtctgcccaaggttattggatctaacaggatttcaagaagctttggagggatttagtgtcagctctgccagcgatcctgttgatgccctggtggagaactggaacagcaaactcaccggggcaatagacatgatcgtcctttccaacccgcttcaaaactggcccattgatatatggaagaattacgggggctgaagcagcgaggtagacaactggagcgcaagtggaggaagacttgactcgaatccaacagattgcaacatagagcacatttgaagatctatgctcaggcaatacgtgctgGGGGCAAATGGGGCACCCAGTTGGCTCCTCTCGGGCTGAGGAAGTACCTGGAGCAGGGCGAGGTCCGCATCCTGTGCCAGCTGCTGAAGGTTCTTCACAGCAGAGGTGGTCCTGATCACACGCACCAGGGCAGGGGAGCAGTCCAAGGGGAGCTCGCCGAGGAGGCATTTCTCATCCCTGACCAGCAGCAGGGCGTGGTAAGGTCTGCAAGAAGACAGAGTGGACCCCCAGGAGAGCCGGGGCATCAGATCCCAGCACAGAACCAGCACAGCCTCCCCAGGCAGGTGCAGGAAGCCCCAAAGGACTGCAGCTCTGCTCAGTAATTCTTTGTGGAACCAAGAACAGCCTGGCACAAATGAGCCAATTTGACATGCCAACAGATCTCACAGGACTTGTCAGGGCACTTCTCACACCACCAGCAAGATTCCCAGGAGATCAAGAAGGTGCGTCCCACTCACATCCCCACCCCACTACCGAAAGAGCTGGGACCCTCCTCCTCACACCTGAAGCTTACAAGCAGGGCTGGACAGAGCAAACAAGCAGTGAAGGGTCAAGCCAACAGGAACTAGGCTTGCAGTAAACTTCGCTCCCAACTGTCCAAGGCCATTAAGGCAGCCAAGACCTAGAGGAGGGGAGCCTCGCAGAAGGTCTGCTGGGAAGAGgaaccaggcccaaggccatAACTTCTCCCGAGTGCCTCTGACTTCCTTTCCAAAGCACCTCTGTTAAATGTGAGGGTCACAGCAAGCCCCTGGAGTGGAAGACTTGTAGCTGTGTTGACAATAATGAGATGGAATTTTTTTCAAGACTCAGAAGGATACTCTGGAAAGTACACCAAATAAATATTGGCAAAGGTCCTATTTGGACATAACTGGGCAACAGTCTCTTGCAAATGGTTCTGAATGGTCCCCTTCATGGGCAGGGGAGTAGggcctggtgggggaggggggctcttctCAGGACCACCCCCAGTCTTGTGGCTTCCTGGGCAGCCCTGGATAAGCCTAACCTCACCTACCTGTTACAAGGAGAGAATCCTAAAGCACTCTGAGCCTGGAAAGCACCAGCAAAATTACCATTAAGAGACGCCCCAGGAGGATCTTTACCGAATGGCTTTCAGGCTCCTCTCGATGGCTTCCGGGGGGATAAAGTGGGAGGCGACGTAATGGATCTTGTGCGGCAGGCAGAAGCTCACTTCCAGCCAGTTGTTGATATGCAGCCGGACCACTCCGGTGGTGCAGAGGCTAGGAGGGGGAGAAGCGATGAGGACAGAGTCAGCACTGCCCTCCAAGCTCCCATGCCTCAAAGCTCGGGGCGGCCGAGGGGTCCTGAAGGAAGGCCTCCGACAGCTGCAAGGGGCCTGGGCAATAAGGGTGGCCAAGCCCAGGAGACACACCCTGTAGCAGGGCTGGGCCAGCTCCCGTCAGCCACTCTTGCGGCTAATGGCATGCTAGACTCAGCTGCCAAGGGGAGAAAGGGACTCCTGCAAACAGGGGATGCAGCAAAGAGGGCAGGTGAAAGAGGCTGGGGTCCCCTTGAAGGAAGACAGAGGGGGGCACTCCGCTCCACCCCCTCCTGGGATGCTGGCCCAAGAGCTCCCTGTTCTCCACCGGCTGCCAGGGCTgaacacccacagagccccggcAGCCCTCTGCTCTTGCCCGGCTTCCCTTCCTCCGTGATTCCTTCTCTCAGGGAATTCAAGGTGCAGGCAGAGTGGTGTAAGATCAGAAATATTAGGGTGGTGTGAATGAAACATTCAGTTCCGATTCCAGCCCTGGCTGGGAGCCTCACAGGGCAACTCAGGATATCCAGTGCCCCCTTGTGGCCAAGGGGGACAGAGCAGGAccctgaaaagcagtatctaaacGTTTTATTGTTATCTTCTTTATATTGAAAAGCCTGAGGACGTATGCAACAAATCCCGTGGCATGTGGCATATCTCGGGAGAGTTCTAacgacagagagagaaagagggagagggagagcgcgCGGAGGCGgtggctgaggagcagatggaggggcagctgccGCCGGGGAGCAGGAGGGCCGAAGAAAGAGCCGCGGCATCACTGACTCCCTCAGCCCCAACCACTGGACTCTGACGCCTTGCTGAGTCTCCTCGCGAGGAGGACGGCCAAGCTGGGGCTTCCCATCTGGCCTGCACAGGCGGCCCTCAGTACTCTCCCACCCCAGCTTGGCCATCCTCCCCCACCTCTGATGGCAGCTGGGAGCTGAGCAGTAGCTGGCTGTCCTGCTGCAACGCCAGCAACAAGCAGTTCCAGCAGCAGCCCGAGGGAGGGCGACTGCTCCCCACTAGATGGCAGACTTGCTTTCAGGCCCGTCACTGCTGCCAGgctgagggaaggcaaaggaaaTCTCTCCAACATAAGAAGCAGCTATGGCTATAAGAAGCTAAAAAGAGCCtggctgctggatcagacccaaggcctctctcgtccagcatcctgctgcTTCCCATGGTGGCcgcccagatgccactggggagcccaccaGCGGAAGATGAAGGAGTAGAGAGCCCTCTGGAGTTGAGGCACGAAGGGATTCATATCCCGCCAGAATGCTTGGGTGCAACCGGGGCTCTAGGCCACAGCATCAAACCCAGCAGCCTGTCAGTTCCTGCCAAGTTCCTGCGGAACTGTTAACTAGTATCAAATTAGCCAGTATTAGCTATAAGACAGATGACAGTGTTGCCAATTTTCTATTTTAGTTATGTTGGGTTCCCCCCAACCTTGCTGTACTTAAATATTTCCTCCCATTTGCCCTTGTTCCTGTTATAGTAATAAAAcagaactagctgacctggcgcagagcatctgcacccctcgCCCCCCATGCCGCCGCTTGTTCAGCCATCCTCCTtgcgaggaggtgggcagttaGAGCCGACATGTGCTCTCCCACTGCAGTAGGGAGAGATTGctagtttagatagatagattgctaGTTTTTATGTGACCTACTGGTGTTAGATATGCTCTGGAAGGGAATGtttgccgagagagagagagaaagagagagagagagatctggttgAGGTTAAGGGAGATGGGCAGTAACAGGTTCCTTGACATGAAACTAGGCCACGTTCCTCCTAACCctttgggaggcagagaggtggtggcagggagagaggcCAGGGATGCCAAGGCTGCTTCCTCCTTCCGGAAGAGGCAGGTTTGAGCCTCCAACCAGGACAAAGAAGTTAGATGCGCTTCACACAGGCCTCCAGAGGGCTGTCATCTTACCTGTCATAAGCCTCCTTGAGGTCTCTGGCCAGCTTGCACTTCGGAAGGATGTGGAGGAAAGGCGACTGGGGGCCTTCCGTTGCTGAGGAAGAGAAGGCCCATCATTTCTGGAGCATTCAGCCCACTTCAGAGACACTCCTTCAGTCAGACCGAACAGAGAACCTCACCCAccacccttttaaagtgccccTGGGAGCCACCACCcaccgcaggcaggcaggcaggcaggcaccaagcTGCAGAGATGCCACTTGGCCCGGTGAAAGCTCAGCTCTGCCCTTTtcctgaggtggcagcagcagcaggccagacGCAGGTGGCAGAGGAGGCAATTCCTGAGAGGGGCgcatgggtgcctgccacctgGAGAAGGAGGCCTCTCAAAGGGCTGGGCTCCGGCGCAGCCTCTTGGCTCCTGGAGGTGGCCCTTCTGGGCCTGCGCCTTCCTCCCAAGCGCTCGCCAGTGCCGAGCCCCAGAGGAGCCATGGCCTGAGAGGGGCTGGGCAAAGACAAGCACGGGGTGCCTCATGCTCACTCTCGGACATGGCGGAGACCTCGTCTTGGATGGCCAGGATGAGCTTGGCCTCTCTGGTGAGGTACTGGCAGCGGCGCTCCTCGTGCTGGAGGACGATGGCGATGCGGCGTGAGAGGTTATGCAGGCAGCTGATCACTGAGGGGTCTGCAGTCGCCTGTGGGGCAAGAGCAAGCGGTCAGCCCCCTATGTGCctggagggggcagagagagccaAGACTCCACAAGGGTCCAGCCAGGGTGCTCTGTCCAAGACCAGAGGAGGCCGCTCAAAGGCACACTTCTCCACAGACTGacctcagcctcccctccccatcgCTGGAGCCTGTTGCTCAGCCCCGGGAAGGCGGCTGCTCTGTAAGAAGAGCCTGAGGGAAGTCTGACCAGGGCTGCGTCTCAGGGCTTCCTCCAAAGAGCAGCATAATCCATTcccctcccattttatcctcacaaccacccagcAAGGTAGGTAATGCTGAGAGAGAAAATCACTGGCTCAGGGTCTCTCGGTAAGCTTTGTGGAGGAGTGGGGAGCTGAACCTGGTTTCCTCGGACTTAGTCCAACAcactgaccactacaccacgctgcctccaGCCAACGCTCAAGAGTCTTTGCGGACTTTGCTGCAACAAACAGGGCTACCACTAAGAATTAACCCAGGGGCTCTCAAACGTGGGTTGCCATtggggctagggatgatgggagttgtagtccagcaacacctggggacccaagtttgagacccccttTGGACATACTGCCTgcccccttttaaaaacatgtgcACACGGCAGACACCCTCCGCCACTCTGTGGGGCTCAGCAGTCTCCCAGCGAGGCCGGCACCCAGGCCTGCCATTGCCTTGCTTCTGCAACGCCTGCTCCCTGGGCCCATGTTTCCCTTCTTAGCCATGGAGAGCCACAGGGGGCCTTTGGGCAAAACCAGGCCCAAGCCTGGGGCCACAGTCTTCACTGCGCCTTTGGAGAGGCAGGGGCTAGAACACGTGCCCAGAGCACTGGGCATCTCACTCGTTGGCACCCACCAGGGCTAGCAGCCCAAGGCGCTTTCCACGCTGGAAGATTTTATGCCAAAACAAGTCAGTGGCTCCAAGAGGCTGCTTGCTCCCTGCTATCAGCCACAGGCAGCTATCAAGGTGCGGCTCCACAGGCAAGTGCAGGGGTGCCGCGAGCATCTGCTGAGCACCAGTTAAGATGCTAAGGCCCCGCAGCTGATAAGATTTGCCACCTCAGCTCACAAACGATGACTCAGCACTCCAGAGCACCAGCATTCTTGCTGAGTCACAGAACTGTGCGGGACCCCAAGGCTTCAGAGCAGCTGCCTGCATGCTGATTGCAGCCTTTGGGCCTTTGCCTGCTCCACCCGCCTGCTGCGGAGGAGCTCCACCCAATGCCTGGACATGCAGGCAGCAGAGGCCAACACAAGCAAAGGCCTTTCCCTTGCCTTACTTACTGGAGGGGTGACaagtcaggtctatcaatggctactagtccgagagctataggccaccgcaagcctcaggaaaggagagctggtctggtggtagcaagcatgactggtccccttagctaagcagggtccaccctggttgcatatgaatgggagactagaagtgtgagcactgtaagatattcctctcaggggatggagccactctgggaacagcagaaggttcccagttccctccctggcttctccaagacaggactgagaaagattcctgcctgcaaccttggagaagccgctgccagtctgtgaagccaatactgagctagatagaccaatggtttgactcagtatatggcagcttcctatgttcctcagaggcaagatgcctccaaatctcagtcgcaggggagcagcagtaggagagagggtatgccctcagcttttgcctgtgggcttcccagaggcatctggtgtgccactgtgtgaagcaggatgctggactaggtggttCTAGCTGGACTAGAAAAGCCTAACTTCTAGAACTTGCGTTTTgcacggtatagaaatgtattgaatgaatgaataaataaaaataaaaataatccagcagggcttttcttatgttctaagccCCTCTGGCCTcggagctttcagcagcctcatTCGAAAAGGCAAGGCAGGTGTTGCAAGCTCCCTCAGAAACACCAAGGGAACTGGCACACAGTCCCCAAAGCAGCTGGCCGAAGATGGCCAGATGACCCACAGCTCCCATCTTTAACCAAATTGTTGAGTCACTTCCAGGAACCTCTGCAGTGGCCAACTTCACAAGACACATGGGGTTGCCACTGGGAGCTGTGAACGGGACAGCAGCCCCATTGCCTGTGCCACAAGCATGAAGAGCTCAGGAGACAGGCTGCAATGGCCAACGGTCTTGGCTCTTGCTGCTGACCCCCCCATCCCGTTATGGAACACAGACACTGGTGAAGTGTCAGATGCAACCTGGCCCCACAGTATTCATCCCAGGATGCTCTTACCCTTAAGGCAAAAACCACGTTAAAGAGGATCATGGTGGGCATCTCCCTCTTCGGGGAGGGGTCCGTCTTGGAGATCTGCAAAGTAAACAAGAACATTAAAAcatgctgcagcagcaaaagaaaaaaatggaacaGGCGCAAAGAAGAGAGCAGGGCTTAATCTGCTCCGCTTAGAGAAAGGAAGACTAAGAGGACCGGAGGGCAGCTGAGGCGGCAGGAGGCCACAGCACATGACAGCTCATTAGGCGAAAGGCAAGGGCAGGCCTAACAATCCATGCTACAAGGCCGCTACCACTGTGGGAGGGATAGGAGCCTGGAACGGGAGGGAGAGACTGGGCTGGAAACCTCTGTCAAGGGCAGGCCATGCCTTTTGTCTAGTGCCCATGCGGTGGCGCATGAGATACCTCATGGGTCTCATCAGCACCCCATATGAATGGAAACAGTGCCCTGGAAGATGCTCAGTCCCCCCTGCGGCTGCACGTGGCAAGGGAAGATCCATGCAATGGACAGGCCAACTGCCTTTCAGGCCAGCGTGTCTGCCATCACTGAACTTCTGCTGTTGAGGAACCACAAGGGACTTGAAAACCCTTGAGAAAAGGCTGCCATTCTTCCCTCcacagaaggggaaggagagaaatgTCATGTTTGCACAAAGAACTCATCATGTGCACTTTCTTACCCCAAACCTGTTCCAAACAGCAGTGCTTAGGCCAGGGACATGAGGAAGGAAGAGTGCAGCTGAGCACATGCAGAGCACTTCCCCCTCAGCACTACCTCCCTCCAGACCTCACCCCGCAGGGACTGTGGGACATCACTTCCAGGCCAGAGAACATTCTGAAGGACTTTGGGCTTTCCAAGCTGAAGGGAAAGACAAGCAGTACAGAACACCAAGACACATAGCCTTTCAATTCCTGCAGGGGCCACGTGTCACCACTAGAAGGAGCAGGAGAGCCCGAAGGACAAGCCAGGCCTAACTGAGCAGAGCCAGAGGGGAC is a genomic window containing:
- the NPRL3 gene encoding GATOR complex protein NPRL3 isoform X2; translated protein: MCGKKFELKIDNVRFVGHPTLLQHAFGQISKTDPSPKREMPTMILFNVVFALRATADPSVISCLHNLSRRIAIVLQHEERRCQYLTREAKLILAIQDEVSAMSETTEGPQSPFLHILPKCKLARDLKEAYDSLCTTGVVRLHINNWLEVSFCLPHKIHYVASHFIPPEAIERSLKAIRPYHALLLVRDEKCLLGELPLDCSPALVRVIRTTSAVKNLQQLAQDADLALLQVFQLAAHLVYWGKAIIVYPLCENNVYMLSPNASVCLYSPLADEFSCQFPGHDLPSVLSKFSLPISLSEFKSPLAPPVQETQLIQMVVWMLQHRLLIQLHTYACLMVPPKEEDIRARAEELPFAARVGSRSLSTPNALSFGSPTSSDDMTLTSPSMDNSSAELLPGADSPVNKRMTENLLTSLSEHEREAILSAPAAHNPEDLRMFARLLHYFRGRHHVEEIMYNENIRRSHLLMLLDKFRSVLVVTNHEDPVISVFQSLQK
- the NPRL3 gene encoding GATOR complex protein NPRL3 isoform X1, which codes for MGESSSPISVILVSSGSRGNKLLFRFPFQRGPGSPAAQTGKPRSRYAVNSIGDHVEDPDGDSRFSDVILATILATKSDMCGKKFELKIDNVRFVGHPTLLQHAFGQISKTDPSPKREMPTMILFNVVFALRATADPSVISCLHNLSRRIAIVLQHEERRCQYLTREAKLILAIQDEVSAMSETTEGPQSPFLHILPKCKLARDLKEAYDSLCTTGVVRLHINNWLEVSFCLPHKIHYVASHFIPPEAIERSLKAIRPYHALLLVRDEKCLLGELPLDCSPALVRVIRTTSAVKNLQQLAQDADLALLQVFQLAAHLVYWGKAIIVYPLCENNVYMLSPNASVCLYSPLADEFSCQFPGHDLPSVLSKFSLPISLSEFKSPLAPPVQETQLIQMVVWMLQHRLLIQLHTYACLMVPPKEEDIRARAEELPFAARVGSRSLSTPNALSFGSPTSSDDMTLTSPSMDNSSAELLPGADSPVNKRMTENLLTSLSEHEREAILSAPAAHNPEDLRMFARLLHYFRGRHHVEEIMYNENIRRSHLLMLLDKFRSVLVVTNHEDPVISVFQSLQK
- the NPRL3 gene encoding GATOR complex protein NPRL3 isoform X3; translated protein: MCSAALFLPHVPGLSTAVWNRFGISKTDPSPKREMPTMILFNVVFALRATADPSVISCLHNLSRRIAIVLQHEERRCQYLTREAKLILAIQDEVSAMSETTEGPQSPFLHILPKCKLARDLKEAYDSLCTTGVVRLHINNWLEVSFCLPHKIHYVASHFIPPEAIERSLKAIRPYHALLLVRDEKCLLGELPLDCSPALVRVIRTTSAVKNLQQLAQDADLALLQVFQLAAHLVYWGKAIIVYPLCENNVYMLSPNASVCLYSPLADEFSCQFPGHDLPSVLSKFSLPISLSEFKSPLAPPVQETQLIQMVVWMLQHRLLIQLHTYACLMVPPKEEDIRARAEELPFAARVGSRSLSTPNALSFGSPTSSDDMTLTSPSMDNSSAELLPGADSPVNKRMTENLLTSLSEHEREAILSAPAAHNPEDLRMFARLLHYFRGRHHVEEIMYNENIRRSHLLMLLDKFRSVLVVTNHEDPVISVFQSLQK